Proteins encoded by one window of Microplitis mediator isolate UGA2020A chromosome 1, iyMicMedi2.1, whole genome shotgun sequence:
- the LOC130675279 gene encoding UDP-glucose 6-dehydrogenase-like → MTIKKICGIGAGYVGGPTCSVIALKCPDIRVTVVDKSKERIAQWNSEKLPIYEPGLDEVVKKCRGKNLFFSTDIDVAIQEADLIFISVNTPTKTFGNGKGRAADLKYVENTARMIAKAATDHTIVVEKSTVPVKAAKSIMNILRANHKPGVSYQILSNPEFLAEGTAIDNLVNPDRVLIGGEDSLQGREAIEKLCNIYEHWIPRDKIFTTNTWSSELSKLAANAFLAQRISSINSLSAVCEGTGADVSEVAKAIGLDTRIGPNFLRASVGFGGSCFQKDLLNLIYICECLNLPEVADYWQQVIDMNEYQKSRFSNKIIESLFNTVTDKHIAMLGFAFKKNTGDTRESPAIAVAKNLLDEGAVLHIYDPKVEETQILDNLSAVDIDDVKNRVNIFDNAYSATTNTHAIVVCTEWDEFIELDFERIYAEMTKPAYIFDGRKILDHEKLQKIGFNVQTIGKRVSRIAISRTWGSPTQM, encoded by the exons atcaaaaaaatttgtggcaTTGGTGCTGGGTATGTAGGTGGACCAACATGTAGTGTAATAGCACTGAAGTGTCCGGATATCCGTGTGACGGTTGTTGATAAGAGTAAAGAGAGAATAGCTCAATGGAACTCGGAGAAACTGCCGATTTATGAACCGGGTTTGGATGAAGTGGTCAAGAAATGCCGAGGAAAGAATTTATTCTTCTCTACGGACATTGATGTTGCGATACAGGAGgctgatttaatttttatatctgtAAATACGCCAACCAAAACTTTTGGGAATGGTAAAGGCCGTGCTGCTGATTTGAAGTATGTTGAAAATACAGCGAGAATGATAGCTAAGGCCGCGACTGATCACACAATTGTTGTAGAAAAAAGCACGGTGCCTGTTAAAGCTGCTAAAAgtattatgaatattttacgAGCTAATCATAAGCCAGGGGTTTCCTATCAG ATACTTTCAAATCCCGAGTTTTTAGCTGAAGGAACAGCAATTGATAATTTAGTGAATCCAGATCGTGTTTTAATTGGAGGTGAAGATTCTCTACAGGGACGCGAAGCTATTGAAAAGCTCTGTAATATATACGAGCACTGGATTCCacgtgataaaatttttaccaccAACACGTGGAGTTCCGAACTGTCTAAGCTAGCGGCTAATGCATTTTTGGCTCAGCGAATATCCAGTATCAATTCACTGTCCGCTGTATGTGAAGGTACTGGAGCTGATGTATCTGAAGTAGCGAAAGCTATTGGTCTGGATACACGCATCGGTCCCAACTTTCTGCGTGCCTCAGTGGGTTTTGGTGGCTCTTGCTTTCAAAAAGATCTACTCAATCTTATATACATATGCGAGTGTCTCAATTTACCAGAAGTTGCTGATTATTGGCAACAAGTAATTGATATGAATGAGTACCAGAAGTCTAGATTCTCGAACAAGATCATTGAGAGTCTTTTCAATACTGTCACAGATAAACATATCGCGATGCTGGGAttcgcatttaaaaaaaatactggagACACCAGAGAAAGTCCTGCTATCGCTGTGGCCAAGAATCTACTTGATGAAGGGGCCGTTCTTCACATTTACGATCCCaag GTAGAAGAAACTCAAATACTTGATAATTTATCAGCTGTAGATATCGATGACGTTAAAAATCGCGttaatatttttgacaatGCGTACAGTGCTACCACGAACACTCATGCCATTGTCGTATGTACAGAGTGGGATGAATTTATC GAACTGGATTTCGAACGCATCTACGCAGAAATGACCAAACCGGCGTACATATTCGATGGTCGTAAAATTCTAGAccatgaaaaattacaaaagatTGGTTTCAATGTCCAAACGATTGGTAAACGTGTGTCGCGAATCGCCATTTCCAGGACTTGGGGCAGCCCTACACAgatgtga